The proteins below are encoded in one region of Clostridium estertheticum:
- a CDS encoding chemotaxis protein: MNTNNILLESGTGEVEILEFIINNKFYAINIIKVKEVINANNLTKLPESHPAIAGLTLYRDKIITLIDLRYVLEKKYKNEIESPIILCEFNKIEVAFSIDSIVGVHRIKWEQITKPDDISTNSLVIGNIVLSNKIILMLDFEKIVTDISPSTGISEDRIVDIDYKDRSNVKLVLADDSPLIRKLLNDTLIKAGFVNLKIFNDGKQALDYLLDLVSKKGIEFTKDVQVLITDIEMPQMDGHTLTRRIKEHVILRKLPVILFSSLITSDLKHKGEAVGADAQLSKPEIAELVSCIDGFTNKPIK, encoded by the coding sequence ATGAATACTAATAATATACTCTTAGAATCTGGAACTGGCGAGGTTGAAATACTTGAATTTATTATAAACAATAAATTTTATGCAATCAATATTATAAAAGTTAAAGAAGTAATAAATGCAAACAATTTGACGAAACTCCCTGAATCACATCCTGCCATAGCAGGACTTACACTGTATAGAGATAAAATAATAACCTTAATTGACTTAAGATACGTTTTAGAGAAAAAATATAAAAACGAAATTGAATCACCGATCATTCTTTGTGAATTTAATAAAATCGAAGTGGCCTTTAGTATTGATAGTATTGTAGGTGTTCACCGTATTAAGTGGGAACAAATAACAAAGCCAGATGATATATCTACTAATTCACTAGTTATAGGAAATATTGTTTTAAGCAATAAAATAATATTAATGTTAGATTTCGAAAAAATAGTCACCGATATCAGCCCTTCTACTGGAATTAGTGAGGACAGAATCGTTGATATAGATTATAAGGATAGGTCTAACGTTAAGCTAGTACTCGCCGATGATTCTCCTTTAATTAGAAAATTATTAAATGATACTCTTATTAAAGCCGGCTTTGTTAACTTAAAAATATTTAATGATGGAAAGCAAGCTTTAGATTATTTATTGGATTTAGTTTCAAAAAAAGGAATTGAATTTACGAAAGATGTCCAAGTTCTTATAACTGACATTGAAATGCCCCAAATGGATGGCCATACTTTAACACGAAGAATTAAAGAACATGTTATTCTAAGAAAATTGCCAGTTATTTTATTCTCTTCACTAATTACAAGTGATTTAAAACATAAAGGTGAAGCAGTTGGTGCAGATGCTCAACTTAGCAAGCCTGAAATAGCTGAACTTGTATCTTGCATTGATGGATTTACTAACAAGCCTATTAAATAA
- a CDS encoding Ger(x)C family spore germination protein gives MIKKIVSIIFIIVICPIILCGCWNYREIDTLAIVAGMALDKDMVTNKYILTTEVITTQAQGVSSIISSQIFTTEGDSVFSAVRDTIEKTGLRLFWSDSKVVIISDSIAREGIIPAIDWTNRSNFVRPDMWLLIAKGNTASEILKTKVKINEVTSFHLDDTMNSWKVLSKFTNSMIWSFIDGLSSPGKSEAVTTVENKPSDGNILPLVDGCAIFKSGKLVGYINGDETLYMLMIKNKIKQGLITLINISGSNTNVTLELNDNRTKLTPIYNNGSVSMIIDVYPILSIHEIQGTKDFMKEENLETLQNEAEKKIGSQIQNLISKLQKDYNSDVLGFGEKFNEEKPKVSKDFKENRKDIFTNMKTIVNVHVQIKGSNKTIKPISIVQ, from the coding sequence ATGATAAAAAAAATAGTATCCATAATTTTTATTATAGTTATATGCCCAATTATATTATGTGGATGCTGGAACTATAGAGAGATAGATACCTTAGCAATAGTAGCTGGTATGGCATTAGATAAAGATATGGTAACAAATAAATATATACTCACAACAGAGGTTATAACCACGCAAGCTCAAGGAGTATCTTCAATTATTAGTTCTCAGATTTTCACAACTGAAGGTGACAGTGTATTTAGTGCAGTTAGAGATACAATAGAAAAGACTGGTTTAAGGCTTTTTTGGAGTGATTCGAAGGTTGTAATAATAAGTGACTCCATAGCAAGGGAAGGTATAATTCCTGCAATTGATTGGACTAATAGATCCAATTTCGTTAGACCAGATATGTGGCTATTAATAGCAAAAGGTAATACAGCTTCTGAAATTTTAAAGACTAAGGTTAAGATTAATGAAGTAACTTCTTTTCATCTTGACGATACTATGAATTCATGGAAAGTTCTTTCTAAATTTACTAATTCAATGATATGGTCGTTTATAGATGGATTATCATCCCCCGGGAAGTCCGAAGCAGTAACTACAGTTGAAAATAAACCTAGTGATGGCAATATTCTCCCCCTTGTAGACGGTTGTGCTATTTTCAAATCAGGTAAGCTTGTTGGGTATATAAATGGAGACGAAACTCTCTATATGCTTATGATTAAAAATAAAATAAAACAAGGGTTAATTACTTTAATAAACATTTCAGGTTCAAACACCAACGTAACCTTAGAACTAAATGATAATAGGACTAAATTAACCCCCATTTATAACAATGGATCAGTATCAATGATAATAGATGTTTACCCAATTTTAAGTATACATGAAATTCAAGGTACTAAAGATTTCATGAAAGAAGAAAACTTAGAAACACTTCAGAATGAAGCAGAAAAAAAAATCGGGTCTCAGATACAGAATTTAATTAGTAAATTACAAAAGGATTATAATAGCGATGTTTTAGGCTTTGGAGAAAAATTTAATGAAGAAAAGCCAAAAGTTAGTAAAGATTTTAAGGAAAATAGAAAAGACATTTTTACAAATATGAAGACTATAGTCAACGTACATGTGCAAATAAAGGGTAGTAATAAAACGATTAAGCCTATCTCTATAGTTCAATAA
- a CDS encoding IS1182 family transposase: MLKGQLEIKINTYHSLYSLIIPKDNILKQINDLVDFSFVYDELIINYSSSMGRGAINPIMLFKYLLLKVIYELSDEDVVERTLYDMSFKYFLNLAPEETNLINSSTLTKFRKLRLKDMNLLDLLINKTVELAIKEGVLKSKAIIVDATHTKSRYNQKSAGEELLKRAKNLRKTLYGVHPEIKEDLPNKVTNGVLEDILEYCKLLIDSINKNPEIVANPTVKTKLNYLTEAFNDDIENLKLSKDEDAKVGHKTEDSSFFGYKSHLAMSEERLITAAVITTGEKSDGKELIALIEKSREAGIDVNEVIGDTAYSEKKNLEYAKENKIALISKLNPVISQGMRKKEDEFEFNKDAGLFVCPAGHMAIKKAKQGKKNVGKNQVLTYYFNVEKCKNCVHKDGCYKEGAKSKTYSVSIKSNTHKDQIEFEKSEYFKKRARERYMIEAKNSELKHQHGYDVAISSGLISMQMQGALSIFTVNLKRIIKLKSMK; this comes from the coding sequence ATGCTAAAAGGACAATTGGAAATAAAAATAAATACATACCATAGCTTATATTCGTTAATTATTCCGAAAGATAACATTTTAAAGCAAATTAATGACCTTGTTGACTTTTCATTTGTTTATGACGAATTGATTATTAACTATAGTTCATCTATGGGTAGAGGTGCTATTAACCCTATAATGCTATTTAAATATTTGCTTTTGAAAGTAATATATGAATTGTCTGATGAAGATGTTGTTGAAAGAACTCTTTATGATATGTCATTTAAATATTTTCTGAATTTAGCCCCAGAAGAAACAAATTTAATAAACTCAAGTACATTAACTAAATTTAGAAAGCTTCGCCTTAAAGACATGAATTTATTAGATTTATTAATAAACAAGACTGTAGAACTTGCTATAAAAGAGGGAGTTTTAAAAAGCAAAGCAATAATAGTTGATGCTACGCATACCAAGTCACGTTATAACCAAAAATCAGCAGGAGAAGAATTATTGAAACGTGCAAAAAATTTAAGAAAAACATTGTACGGAGTACATCCTGAGATAAAAGAAGATTTGCCGAATAAAGTTACAAATGGAGTACTTGAAGATATTCTTGAGTACTGCAAATTATTAATTGATAGCATAAACAAGAATCCAGAAATTGTAGCAAATCCAACTGTGAAAACTAAATTAAACTACTTAACCGAAGCTTTTAATGATGACATAGAAAACCTAAAACTATCAAAAGATGAGGATGCAAAAGTGGGGCATAAGACTGAGGATAGTTCTTTTTTTGGATATAAATCACACCTTGCTATGAGTGAAGAACGTTTAATTACAGCAGCTGTTATTACAACTGGCGAAAAAAGTGATGGAAAGGAGCTCATAGCCTTAATAGAAAAAAGCCGTGAGGCTGGTATAGATGTTAATGAAGTAATTGGAGATACAGCTTATTCTGAAAAGAAAAATCTAGAATATGCAAAAGAAAATAAAATTGCATTAATTTCAAAACTAAATCCTGTAATTTCACAAGGAATGCGAAAAAAAGAAGATGAATTTGAGTTTAATAAAGATGCTGGTTTATTTGTATGTCCGGCAGGTCATATGGCTATTAAAAAAGCAAAACAGGGAAAGAAGAATGTTGGTAAAAATCAAGTGTTAACTTACTATTTTAATGTAGAAAAGTGTAAAAATTGTGTTCATAAAGATGGGTGTTATAAAGAAGGCGCTAAATCTAAAACTTATTCAGTTTCAATAAAGTCAAATACCCACAAAGATCAAATAGAGTTCGAAAAAAGTGAATATTTTAAAAAACGTGCTAGGGAGCGTTATATGATAGAGGCTAAAAATAGTGAACTTAAGCACCAACATGGCTATGATGTAGCAATATCGTCAGGCTTAATTAGCATGCAAATGCAAGGTGCATTATCAATCTTCACTGTGAATCTAAAGAGAATAATTAAGTTGAAAAGCATGAAATAG
- a CDS encoding spore germination protein encodes MNTNDFSDVKLTQSLEKNINIIKNIFINDTTVVYRELLVGKPTKINCMLIYIDGMANLQAINEDIIKPLFLSDMSNSDNSNIIDILIQKVLLTADNKKTSSVDDIVNGIIYGKTMLFIDGLIEVLSINTIGWQTRAISEPQSETIVRGPREGFTESMNLNLTLLRRRIINPNLKFEFMRIGKQTKTQICVCYIEGIAKEPIHEELMMRLNNIDIDGILDSGYIEEIIKDAPYSPFRTIINTERPDVVAGKLLEGRFAVLCDGSPVVLTLPTIFVEVFQSNEDYYDNFLFSSFVRLLRWLCFFIGTSVSAIYVALVTFHQELIPTPLLISIYSARKGAPFPSIVETMIMMITFEILKEAGLRMPKYIGGAITIVGTLVLGDAAVNARLVSAPVVIITAITGIASLMLPQVLGIVEIRIIFLLLSSFLGLYGYIFGVMGIVLHMMSIRSFGIPYMSNVPSFSKQDVKDTIIRSPWWDMHLRPKNFTKNKKRMKKR; translated from the coding sequence ATGAATACAAATGACTTTTCAGATGTAAAACTAACACAATCATTAGAAAAAAATATTAATATAATCAAAAATATTTTTATTAACGACACAACAGTGGTATATAGAGAGTTATTGGTTGGAAAACCTACTAAAATCAACTGTATGCTTATATATATTGATGGGATGGCAAATTTACAAGCAATTAATGAGGATATTATAAAACCACTTTTCTTAAGTGATATGTCTAATAGTGACAATAGTAACATTATTGACATTTTAATACAAAAAGTACTTTTAACCGCAGACAACAAAAAAACCTCTTCTGTAGATGATATTGTTAATGGAATCATATATGGAAAAACTATGCTTTTTATAGATGGTTTGATTGAGGTGCTTTCTATAAATACTATCGGATGGCAAACAAGAGCAATTTCAGAACCCCAATCAGAAACTATAGTTAGGGGGCCGCGTGAAGGCTTTACCGAATCTATGAATTTAAACCTTACACTTCTTAGGCGGCGAATTATTAATCCTAACTTAAAATTTGAATTCATGAGAATTGGGAAACAAACTAAGACTCAAATATGTGTATGTTATATTGAGGGCATAGCAAAAGAACCTATACATGAAGAACTCATGATGCGGCTTAATAATATTGATATTGATGGTATTTTAGATTCTGGTTATATAGAAGAAATTATTAAGGATGCTCCATATTCGCCCTTTAGGACTATTATTAATACAGAAAGACCTGATGTGGTAGCAGGTAAACTTCTTGAGGGCAGGTTTGCTGTTTTATGCGATGGAAGTCCTGTTGTTTTGACTCTTCCAACTATCTTTGTTGAAGTTTTTCAGAGCAATGAAGACTATTATGACAATTTTTTATTTTCATCATTTGTCAGATTACTACGATGGTTATGCTTTTTTATTGGTACTAGTGTTTCAGCCATATATGTTGCACTTGTCACCTTCCATCAAGAACTTATTCCAACTCCACTTCTTATAAGTATATATTCTGCAAGAAAAGGCGCTCCTTTTCCTTCAATTGTAGAAACTATGATTATGATGATAACTTTTGAGATACTTAAAGAAGCAGGTCTTAGAATGCCTAAATATATTGGAGGAGCAATTACTATAGTAGGCACTCTAGTGCTTGGTGACGCTGCTGTTAACGCAAGACTAGTGAGCGCCCCTGTAGTAATAATTACTGCTATAACTGGAATTGCAAGCCTTATGCTACCTCAAGTTCTGGGAATAGTTGAGATACGGATAATTTTTTTATTATTATCTTCCTTTCTAGGTTTATATGGTTACATTTTTGGTGTAATGGGTATAGTACTTCACATGATGTCTATACGTTCCTTTGGTATACCCTATATGAGTAACGTCCCTTCTTTTTCTAAACAAGATGTAAAAGATACGATAATTAGGTCCCCCTGGTGGGATATGCATTTAAGACCAAAGAATTTCACAAAGAATAAGAAACGTATGAAAAAAAGATGA
- a CDS encoding MATE family efflux transporter, producing MGNKYTTNEVLNTSLPVVAEITIYTLMSIFDLMMIGRYGGNIAVSAVGLSNNLTNAFIEVFISGGFCISIVSLVSRLVGAGQYKNAEKFSSLGFILGIGFCLIITIVVFFFGKELLYLLGARNEILKIGYSYIKINSVALFFFMSMRLLNSILIGYGNTFIPFICSLIVLFIKIILNYLLVFGIVFNTRGIDGSAIASTVAYLCGFVFCFYYTVFKSQVKFKPLYIFSVCFKDIKRILILAIPCSMEEAAFSISKLMCVAVIIKSGSISFASDEIANMIEGISVMPSIGFGIAVITLVGINVGKRDYKQAKKAAFNCAFYAVFMMSIFAIIFLFMPNFLVDLFVNNNEKRVAYLAGKCLAIGAAEQPFIGLSLVFAGALKGIGDVKSPFLISCFTSWIIRLPLTYYFINVLNSQVTAVWWITAFQWGVDALLMFIFFEYKFNKVADVSNRISFYSE from the coding sequence ATGGGGAATAAGTATACAACAAATGAAGTACTCAATACTTCGCTACCGGTAGTTGCGGAGATAACAATATATACATTAATGTCTATATTTGATTTAATGATGATAGGGAGATATGGTGGAAATATAGCAGTAAGTGCTGTGGGGTTAAGTAATAATTTAACAAATGCATTTATAGAAGTATTTATTTCGGGAGGATTTTGTATAAGTATTGTTTCACTAGTTTCTAGACTAGTAGGTGCTGGGCAATATAAAAATGCTGAGAAATTTTCGTCATTAGGATTTATATTAGGAATTGGGTTTTGTTTAATTATTACAATAGTAGTTTTTTTCTTTGGTAAAGAGCTTCTTTATTTACTTGGGGCTAGAAACGAAATACTTAAAATAGGATATTCATATATAAAGATAAATTCTGTAGCCTTATTTTTTTTCATGAGTATGAGGCTTTTAAATTCTATTTTAATAGGATATGGGAATACTTTCATACCATTTATATGTTCTTTAATTGTACTTTTTATAAAGATTATTTTGAATTATTTACTAGTTTTTGGTATCGTGTTTAATACAAGGGGAATAGATGGGTCAGCCATAGCATCTACAGTTGCCTATTTATGTGGATTTGTTTTTTGTTTTTATTATACTGTGTTTAAATCACAAGTTAAGTTTAAACCACTCTATATTTTTTCTGTATGTTTTAAAGATATTAAAAGAATACTAATACTAGCTATTCCATGTTCAATGGAAGAGGCAGCGTTTAGTATTAGTAAGCTTATGTGTGTTGCTGTTATAATTAAATCTGGGAGTATTTCATTTGCATCTGATGAAATAGCTAATATGATAGAAGGGATTTCAGTTATGCCAAGTATTGGTTTTGGCATTGCGGTTATTACTCTAGTGGGTATTAATGTCGGAAAAAGAGATTATAAACAAGCAAAAAAAGCCGCGTTTAACTGCGCATTTTATGCAGTGTTTATGATGAGTATATTTGCAATAATATTCTTATTTATGCCAAATTTTTTAGTGGATTTATTTGTAAATAATAATGAGAAGAGAGTTGCTTATTTAGCAGGAAAGTGTCTTGCAATTGGAGCAGCAGAGCAGCCGTTTATAGGCTTATCATTAGTATTTGCAGGAGCACTAAAGGGGATAGGTGATGTAAAGAGCCCATTTTTAATTAGCTGCTTTACAAGTTGGATTATAAGGTTACCATTAACATATTATTTTATTAATGTTTTAAATTCCCAAGTTACAGCGGTTTGGTGGATAACTGCATTTCAATGGGGAGTAGATGCACTACTTATGTTTATTTTCTTTGAGTATAAATTCAATAAAGTAGCAGATGTTTCGAACCGTATTTCCTTTTATAGTGAATAA
- a CDS encoding GerAB/ArcD/ProY family transporter, giving the protein MKNEAISERQATILIILFIIGTSFLNGSGIQAKQDAWISIIIAISWSIILLLMFSRILSLYPGNDLFDILQIIMGKWIGKIISILMILFAFHDGALILRSMSEFTNILIFNDTPPMVRGH; this is encoded by the coding sequence ATGAAGAATGAAGCCATTTCTGAAAGACAAGCTACAATACTTATAATACTTTTCATAATTGGAACTTCTTTTTTAAACGGATCTGGTATCCAGGCAAAACAAGATGCCTGGATTTCAATAATTATTGCTATTTCATGGTCTATTATATTATTACTTATGTTTTCTAGAATCTTATCCTTATATCCTGGAAATGATTTATTTGATATCCTTCAAATCATTATGGGAAAGTGGATAGGCAAAATTATAAGTATACTAATGATATTGTTTGCCTTTCATGATGGAGCCTTAATTCTTAGAAGCATGTCAGAATTCACCAATATTTTAATATTCAATGATACACCGCCCATGGTACGAGGCCACTGA
- a CDS encoding DEAD/DEAH box helicase, whose protein sequence is MLTALLEGEVNLILNGGWIETTEGMHTFILWGESGETKCTRRGRKPKNALPLYEKMSSVIELRSIIKDQAVDIKHGKYKYDFESKDLLKREIRGIAFNNLDAFDMILNIDKNNLYEIELSGELKFWIIVAKFTAELIIKHKYLPSLTIDRVNKKVNSQWRWHTSDPKYIDKKKILCSNMPATCKSYFDLENQEFVYTNATKLVSNFMDSMIDSMVRSSCTGINNETNNLEDGLSNLSSNWMFSLFSELPEMPTSTSDQIKMLKEYKKWIEPIKIKNNNFKFRTCFKVNPPRREEDWTIEYLLQDKDDLSLMLPAKMIFEESVDTITYLNKKFNNPQERLLEDLAVASKIFIPIERSLYDSVPIECKLSEEEAYSFLRESAYFLKEKGFGIITPAWWKKPSRLSVKLKDKNHTTNTNLAVKSTFNMDTILEYDWRLALNGNEISEKEFDKISNLKVPFIQLRGQWVQVDIHQIKSLSKMKMNKGLNGKIPMGELLRLNLSDEEIVPGVSVDNMDNQEAVGNFFEKLFNLNNIEQVNIPKGFRGTLREYQKRGFSWLTFLRNHGIGACLADDMGLGKTVQSICLMLYEREKGLTDKPTLIICPTSVVGNWEREIEKFAPGLKSAIHHGNSRWSYENFSKEIHKNEVVITTYALIVRDRVLFQKEEWAGIILDEAQNIKNSASKQTQYIKTLKAEYKVALTGTPVENRLSDLWSIMDFLNKGYLYNWSTFRSEFAVPIERDGDPKKSNKLKKIISPFVLRRLKTDTNIIRDLPEKIETKEYASLTKEQATLYQAVVKDCLSKIDDSEGIQRRGLIISSLTKFKQICNHPVQFLKDNGEIEGRSGKLERLLEMLEIVIAEGDRSLVFTQFAEMGHILESEIEKKLGVKTLFLHGGTSRKKREELINIFQNDSGEPMVFILSLKAGGLGLNLTKANHVFHFDRWWNPAVENQATDRAFRIGQVKNVHVHKFICMGTLEEKIDQMLERKQALAESVVSTNENWISEMSNRELRELFILEHNNKE, encoded by the coding sequence ATGTTAACAGCATTATTAGAGGGTGAAGTAAATTTGATATTAAATGGCGGATGGATAGAAACTACAGAAGGTATGCATACATTTATATTGTGGGGCGAGAGTGGCGAAACTAAGTGTACAAGAAGAGGTAGGAAACCTAAAAATGCACTTCCACTATATGAAAAAATGTCTTCAGTTATTGAACTTAGAAGTATTATTAAAGATCAAGCGGTAGACATAAAACATGGAAAGTATAAATACGATTTTGAATCTAAGGATCTTCTTAAGAGAGAAATTAGGGGGATTGCTTTTAATAATTTAGATGCATTCGATATGATTTTAAATATAGATAAAAACAACCTTTACGAAATTGAGTTATCAGGGGAATTAAAGTTTTGGATTATAGTAGCTAAATTCACAGCTGAGCTTATAATAAAACATAAATATTTACCATCATTAACTATTGATCGGGTAAATAAAAAAGTGAATTCTCAGTGGAGATGGCATACAAGTGATCCTAAGTATATTGATAAGAAAAAGATCTTATGCAGCAATATGCCTGCAACTTGTAAATCATATTTTGACCTAGAAAATCAAGAATTTGTATACACAAATGCTACTAAATTGGTAAGCAATTTTATGGATTCTATGATTGATAGTATGGTTAGAAGTAGTTGCACTGGTATAAACAATGAGACTAATAATTTAGAGGATGGTTTGAGTAACTTAAGTAGTAATTGGATGTTTTCTCTTTTCTCAGAATTACCGGAGATGCCTACTTCCACAAGTGATCAGATAAAAATGCTAAAGGAATATAAGAAATGGATAGAACCTATAAAAATTAAAAATAATAACTTTAAATTTCGAACATGTTTTAAGGTTAATCCACCAAGACGAGAAGAGGATTGGACAATAGAGTATTTGCTTCAAGATAAGGATGATCTTAGCCTTATGTTACCAGCAAAAATGATTTTTGAAGAGTCTGTTGATACAATAACATATTTGAATAAAAAATTTAATAACCCACAAGAGAGGTTACTTGAGGATTTAGCAGTAGCATCAAAGATATTTATTCCTATTGAAAGGAGTCTATACGATTCAGTGCCAATAGAATGCAAGTTATCTGAGGAGGAAGCCTATTCATTTTTAAGAGAATCAGCTTATTTTTTGAAGGAGAAAGGGTTTGGTATTATTACACCAGCTTGGTGGAAAAAACCTTCGAGGCTTTCTGTTAAATTAAAAGATAAAAACCATACTACTAATACTAATTTAGCGGTGAAGAGTACATTTAATATGGATACTATTCTTGAATATGACTGGAGATTGGCATTAAATGGAAATGAAATAAGTGAGAAAGAATTTGATAAAATATCAAATTTGAAGGTGCCATTTATCCAATTAAGGGGTCAGTGGGTACAGGTTGATATACATCAAATTAAGTCGCTTTCTAAGATGAAAATGAATAAGGGGCTTAATGGAAAGATTCCAATGGGAGAATTATTAAGACTTAACTTAAGTGATGAGGAAATAGTTCCTGGAGTTAGTGTTGATAATATGGATAATCAAGAGGCTGTTGGAAATTTTTTTGAAAAGTTATTTAATTTAAATAATATAGAGCAAGTTAATATTCCAAAGGGGTTTAGGGGTACTCTTCGTGAGTATCAAAAAAGAGGTTTTTCATGGTTAACATTTCTTAGAAACCATGGTATAGGGGCTTGCCTTGCTGATGACATGGGGCTTGGAAAAACAGTACAAAGTATATGCCTTATGCTTTATGAGCGGGAAAAGGGTTTAACTGATAAACCAACCTTAATAATATGTCCCACATCTGTTGTAGGAAATTGGGAAAGAGAAATTGAAAAGTTTGCACCAGGTCTTAAATCTGCAATTCATCACGGAAATAGCAGATGGAGTTATGAAAACTTTAGCAAAGAAATACATAAAAATGAGGTTGTTATTACAACCTATGCGCTAATAGTAAGAGATCGGGTTTTATTTCAAAAGGAAGAATGGGCAGGGATTATATTAGATGAAGCACAAAATATTAAAAATAGTGCGTCAAAACAAACTCAGTATATAAAAACACTTAAAGCGGAATACAAAGTTGCATTAACAGGAACACCAGTTGAAAATAGACTCTCAGATTTGTGGTCTATTATGGACTTTTTAAATAAAGGATATCTATACAATTGGTCAACCTTTAGAAGTGAGTTTGCAGTCCCAATAGAGAGGGATGGAGATCCTAAAAAAAGTAATAAACTGAAAAAAATAATTTCACCATTCGTATTAAGAAGGCTTAAAACTGATACAAACATTATTCGCGATTTACCAGAAAAAATTGAGACGAAGGAATATGCATCTTTAACAAAGGAGCAAGCTACTTTATACCAAGCTGTAGTAAAGGATTGTTTAAGTAAAATTGATGACTCTGAGGGGATTCAAAGGAGAGGACTTATTATTTCTTCATTAACAAAATTCAAGCAAATCTGTAATCATCCCGTACAGTTTTTAAAGGACAATGGCGAGATTGAAGGTCGATCTGGAAAACTTGAAAGGTTACTCGAAATGCTAGAAATTGTTATTGCAGAAGGGGATAGGTCACTGGTATTTACTCAATTTGCAGAAATGGGACACATTTTGGAGTCAGAAATTGAGAAGAAACTAGGAGTAAAAACATTGTTTTTACATGGAGGAACGAGCAGAAAGAAAAGAGAAGAATTAATCAATATATTTCAAAATGACAGCGGTGAACCTATGGTATTTATATTATCATTAAAAGCTGGAGGACTTGGTTTAAATCTAACAAAAGCTAATCATGTGTTTCACTTTGATAGATGGTGGAACCCTGCTGTAGAAAACCAGGCAACGGATAGAGCTTTTAGAATAGGGCAAGTTAAAAATGTGCATGTGCACAAATTTATATGCATGGGAACTCTTGAGGAGAAAATAGATCAAATGCTAGAGCGTAAACAGGCACTTGCTGAAAGTGTAGTGTCAACAAATGAAAATTGGATATCAGAGATGAGCAATAGGGAGCTACGAGAATTATTTATATTAGAACATAACAATAAAGAATAA
- a CDS encoding GerAB/ArcD/ProY family transporter, translated as MKNENISERQGIILITLFIIGSTFLIGSGGAAKQDAWIAVIIAILCSIILLLIYSRILSLYPGKDLFDILQIVMGKFAGKIISILMIWFGFHLGALVLRNLSEFTNILIFADTPVVMPMIFLTMLIVWSLKAGIEVLGRWSEFFIWIVLIISLFLTVFLIPEININRLKPILNNGISPLLKGTLSSFCFPFGETVVFTMLFSNVSNIKNYNKTFIVGLLIGGGIIFLATIRNLLVLGSETIARIYFPTTMVVSLIHLGSMLQRLEILVVIAFLICVFVKVSICTLAVCNGISKVFGFNDYKFIATPVALLMLSFSFILHKSTMEMSFWAFNVYPYYAFVFEVIIPLVIFISAEIKCRSSSTTIVTK; from the coding sequence ATGAAAAATGAGAATATTTCTGAGAGACAAGGTATTATACTTATAACACTTTTCATAATTGGAAGTACATTTTTAATAGGATCTGGAGGCGCTGCAAAACAAGATGCCTGGATTGCAGTAATTATTGCTATTTTATGTTCTATTATATTATTACTCATATACTCTAGAATTTTATCTTTATACCCTGGAAAAGATTTATTTGATATTCTTCAAATTGTCATGGGAAAATTCGCTGGTAAAATTATAAGTATCTTAATGATATGGTTTGGCTTTCACCTTGGAGCCTTGGTTCTTAGAAACCTATCTGAATTCACTAATATTTTAATATTCGCAGATACTCCAGTGGTAATGCCTATGATCTTTTTAACTATGCTAATTGTATGGAGTTTAAAAGCTGGTATTGAAGTTTTAGGAAGATGGTCCGAGTTCTTCATCTGGATTGTGCTAATAATTTCATTATTTTTAACTGTATTTTTAATACCAGAAATAAACATAAATAGATTAAAGCCAATATTAAACAATGGTATATCTCCGCTTCTAAAAGGTACTTTATCAAGTTTTTGTTTTCCCTTTGGTGAAACAGTAGTTTTTACAATGTTGTTTTCAAATGTATCTAACATTAAGAATTACAATAAAACATTTATAGTAGGTTTGCTCATAGGTGGAGGAATTATATTTTTAGCAACAATTAGAAACCTTTTAGTATTAGGTAGTGAAACCATAGCTAGAATATATTTCCCTACCACCATGGTAGTAAGTCTTATTCACCTAGGTTCTATGCTTCAAAGGCTTGAGATTTTAGTAGTTATTGCATTTTTAATATGTGTTTTTGTTAAAGTAAGTATATGTACTTTGGCAGTCTGCAATGGAATTTCAAAGGTTTTTGGCTTTAATGATTACAAATTTATTGCAACCCCTGTAGCTCTTTTGATGTTAAGCTTCTCTTTTATTCTACACAAAAGCACCATGGAAATGTCATTTTGGGCTTTCAATGTATACCCATATTATGCCTTTGTTTTTGAAGTTATAATACCTTTAGTTATTTTTATTTCAGCGGAGATTAAATGTAGAAGTTCATCTACTACGATTGTAACTAAATAA